In Macaca thibetana thibetana isolate TM-01 chromosome 12, ASM2454274v1, whole genome shotgun sequence, the genomic window AATATTCAGCTCCTACAGCTACCACAAATGCAGCAAATCCCCATTTGAATCCTTTAAAGAATACATCAAAAAAGGAAACACTCTTTGCAAAGCCGCCCATGTATCTCCAAGCTTcattgctagaaaaaaaaaaagaaaaaattataatcatacgcaattgtgtgtatatacattgaatacatttaattttcatctttctaaTTGACTTAAATGCTACCCTACAGAAGATCATCTAAGTGAATCGCAATAGGAATCTTTCTGTGGCATAGGATAATTAAGTATATGCCCAAGTTTCACAtataaaatagaagaatgaaCACTTGATGGTTTCACATTTAATAGTCACATGCCTCAGGATTTTACAAAACCCTCAAATGCAAGACTCACTTCAGCTTATCTGTCACAGGTCAGATGGACTCTGCCCACACTAGTCATTATAACATCACGGAAAGATGATGTTAGAGACTTGGTATTTATCTTTGGTATGCCACTTATATTAGATTCAAAATCTTGTAGGCTGGGCAAGATACTTAGCCTGTCATGGTCTGCTTCCTGTTCTATTCAATGATGATTATTATCTCCTTTATAATATCATAAAGACTAAACAGGCTCATACATGATATATTTTGGCAGAGGAGTATGGAGTATGTAACACTTGACATTATTGCTACTATTCAAAAGGATCTCTGCTTCTCCCTACCACAGCAGCCTGAATTTTAGATGACTGACATCCTGCTCTGATAAGCACAAACCAGTGAAAAAATCatgttatgaaaaacaaaaaccatttaaCTCTAGAAATATGACTTAGGAAATACGAAAGCTAATTAAATCTAATTgagataccaaaaccagacaaagatgtTAGAAGAAAAGCAGCTACAGAataatatccctcatgaacatagatgcaaatattctttttttctttttgggatggagtcttgctctgtcactgaggctggagagcagtggcacaatctcagctcactgcaacctccacctcctggattcaagtgattcaaccacctcagcctccccagtagctaggattacaggcgcacaccaccacatctggctaattttttgtatttttagtagagatggggtttcactacattggccagactggtttcgaactccggacctcgtgattcgcccaccttggcctcccaaagtgctgggattacacgcatgagccacagcacccggtcgtttttttttttttttttttttttttagtagagatggggtttcaccgtattggccaggctggtctcaaactcctgacctcgtgatccacctgccctggcctcccaaagtgctgggattacaggcataagccactgtgcccggcccatttttgtaattttagtagagatggggtttcgccatgttggccaggctggtctcaaacttccagcctcaagtgatccgcctgccttggcttcccaaagtgctgagattacacgcatgagccaccacacctggcacatatattcttaacaaaattttagaaaattgaatcCGGCAGGATATAAAAATGGTAATACATCATAATGAAGTAGGGTTCACTCCAGGAATGCAAGATTggcttatatttgaaaattaatagaAGTAATTcgccatattaacagaataaaaaagaaaaaactatgaacatctcaatagacgcagaaaaagcatttaacaaaatccaataTCCATTAATGGTGATAACAGgataggcgtggtggctcatgcctgtaatcctagcactttgggaggtcgcggcgtgtggatcacctgaggtcgggagctcgagaccagcctggccaacatttcagtctctactgaaaaaacaagattagctgggtgtggtggtacatgcctgtaattccagctactcgggaggctgaggcaggagaactgcttgaacccagcaggcggagattgtggtgagccaagatcttgccattgcattccagcctgggaaacaagagcaaaactccatcttaaaaaaaaaaaaaaaagtaataataaacaataaaacgcTTAGTaatctagaaatagaaagaaattccTCATCTTAATAAAAGGCACCTAGGAGATCACTACAAGAAATATCATACTAAGTAGTGACCCACCAAATGTTTTCTGTCAgttgggaacaaggcaaggacGTCCACCACTTTCATTCAACATTATACTAGTGGTGTTAGCCAGtacaaaaatggaagaaaaagaaataaaaagtttacaaattgaaaaggaagaagtaacaaTGTATTTGTAGACAGAATGATTGTTTATGAAGAACATTCTAACAAATGTGTAAAAAAAATCTACTTGAACTAAAAAGTGAACTTAGCAAGGTAAtgagatataaaatcaacatataaaagtCAACTGTGTTTACAAGTATTAGCAATGAACAACTGGaagttgagattttaaaatactatttacaatatcatcaaaaaataaaataattcaggctgggtgctgtAGCTCagatctgtaattccagcactctgagaggctgaggtggtcaaaTCACgtgagctcaggattttgagaccagcctgggcaacacaggaaaacctcgtctcaacaaaaaatacaaaaattagatgggcatggtggcacacacctgtagtcccagctactcgggaggctgaggtgggtggatgatttcagcccaggagttagaggctgcaatgagccgaaactgcaccactgccctccatcctgggcgacagagactctgtctcccaaacaaacaaacaaacaaacaaacaaaaccaggcatgatggctcacatctgtaatcctagaactttgggaagccgaggcgagtcaggagttcaagaccagcctggccaacatggtgaaaccccatctctactaaaaaaatacaaaaattaggcctggtgcggtggctcatgcctgtaattccagcactttgggaggccgaggcgggcggatcatgaggtcaggatattgagaccatcctggctaacatggtgaaaccccatctctactaaaaaatacaaaaaattagccgggcgtggtggcgggcgcctgtaggcccagctactcgggaggctgaggcaggagaatggcgtgaacccgggaggcggagctggcagtgagctgagactgcgccactgcactctagcctgggcgacagagcaagactccatctcaaaaaaaaaaaaaaaaaaaaaaatttggagatCTTATGCTATGTGAtttaaagacaatgtggtattggcataagggTGGACATATTAATCAGGGtaacagaatagagtccagacATAGATCCCATAGATAcagtcaatttatttttttatattcttgagacaaggtctctctctgttgcccaggctgcagtgcagtggccagatcttggctcactgccacctggaCATACTGGGCTCCAATGACctgcccacctaagcctcctgagtagctgggactacatgtgtgtgtcaccacatctggcaattcttaaaattttttgttggccgggcgcggtggctcaagcctgtaatcccagcactttgggaggccgagacgggcggatcacgaggtcaggagttcgagaccatcctggctaacacggtgaaaccccgtctctactaaaaaatacaaaaaaaaaaaaaaaaactagccgggcgaggtggcgggcgcctgtagtcccggctactcgggaggctgaggcaggagaatggcgtaaaaacccgggaggcagagcttgcagtgagctgagatccggccactgcactccagcctgggcgacacagcgagactccgtctcaaaaaaaaaaaaaaaaaaaaaaaaaaaaaaaaaaaaaaaaattttttgtagagacaaagtctccacgtactgcccaggctggtttcaaaatcctgggctcaagcgactcgcctgccttggcctccccatgtgctggaattacaggtgcgagccaccacccTCATTGAGTGTCAAAAATCACTCAGTGGATTTTTGACAACATTCTTAAGGTAATTCAATGGAGGTACAATAgtcttttaataaatggtgctggagcaactggatgtatatatgtaaaaatactaACCTTCATCCTTACTTCATAtgacacaaaaatgaactcaaaacagATCATAGAATATAAGAAGAACTAtaaaagcttctagaagaaaacatagaagataaTCTTAGGGTGCAAAAAGcatacattgtaaaataaaaaaaattgctaaattgtgaattcatcaaaatttaaaactctctgaaagacattattaagaaaataaaaagaggccgggcgcggtggctcaagtctgtaatcccagcactttgggaggccgagacgggcggatcacaaggtcaggagatcgagaccatcctggctaacacagtgaaaccccgtctctactaaaaatacaaaaaaaaaacttagccgggcgaggtggcaggcgcctgtagtcccagctactcgggaggctgaggcaggagaatggcgtgaacccgggaggcggagcttgcagtgagctgagatccggccactgcactccagcctgggcgacagagcaagactccatctcaaaaaaaaaaaaaaaaaaaaaaaaaaaaaaaaaaaaaattaaaaaaatatcctTGCACAGGGTCATACTAACTTCTCTGTATTACAACTGTAGTATACATGTTTCTGAAGCAAGCACCACAAAACttttatctgataaaggacttacacttaaaacaggtgaattttactatatataaatgatatctcaataaagctgatttaaacattttaatgtggctgggtatagtggttcacacctgtaatcgtaacactttgggaggccaaggtgggcagatcgcttcagctcaggagtttgagaccagcctgggcaacattgcgaaaccctgtctctactaaaaatacaaaaattagctgggcatggtggctgtacctatagtcccagctactagggaggttggagtgggaggatcgctctagctgggagatggaggttgctgtgagcgcaccgctgcactccagtctgggtgacagagtgagaccctgtctcaaaacaaacacaaaactctaaagtagctgggcgtggtaactcatgcctgtaatcccagcactttgggaggcccaggcaggcagatcatgaggtcaagagatcgagaccatcttggctaacacggtgaaaccccgtccctactaaaaatacaaaaattagctgggcatggtgggtagtgtgcctgtaatcagagctactcaggaggctgaggcaagagaatcgcctgaacccaggtggcggaggttgcagtgagcctagatcgcaccactgcactccagcctggcaacacagaaaaactccatctcaaaaacaaaaacaaaaacaaaaacaaatcagtaaatattttaggctttgtgggtaAAAGAGGTAAAATTGAAGCAATTATGTAGGTATATTTATAGGAAAACACACTTCCACAAATACcttattaataaaattcaaaatataataagtAACTCAGTACAATTTTTTTGTAATACAGGTCTACTGACGAAAAAAATGGAACTCCCATTTTGGGGGGTAACATTTTGCTTAACTGGGGCTCAAAATAAAAAGCCATTTTTCATGATTCTCTGAGGAGAATACATTGAAAAGCAACATAGACACTTAATTCTCTAGGATACATTCTATCTAAATTGCTTAACTCATCTTACCGGCCCCATGGATCCCTTAGCCCTTTTGCAGCCAGCTTCTTCTGGATATCTTCTAATGGTGTCCCTTCTATCTTCCATTGTCTATAATCTGGAAGTTCCATTTTATGGTGTCCATGTTCATGTCCATGTCCATGGGCCATGTCTATAAGGAAAATATTAACACAAGTGAGATATACGCAAATTGTAGATATCAAATACCCAAATTTATTGTTTATGTTTTAAGGTgaagcatttaatattttttaaaaaaaagccaaTATAAATACTCGTAAATTTCAgttaaaagattttataaaagtGTCTTATTCCACAACCACGTTCAGTTAggaaatacacatacacaaaatataaaaaagagaaataattggcAATCCCACCACTCAGAGATAACCACTTACTATCTGgttcttttcttcattataacAATAGTAAACATTTATGGAGTCCTATGTGCCAGGTGTACTATGCTAAGATGCTTTATGTGTATTAACTCCATTACTTCTAAAACAACTCTTTGAACTTAAATTATGagttccccattttacagataaggacaaTGAGACTCCAAGCAGTTAAGTAACTTTCCAAAGGTAACAATAGTAATGGTACAGCTGGGATTAGAACCTTGCAGTTTAGTTTCAGAACCCTGCTCCTaacttcttcttattattattactttttttttgagacggag contains:
- the NDUFB3 gene encoding NADH dehydrogenase [ubiquinone] 1 beta subcomplex subunit 3; the encoded protein is MAHGHGHEHGHHKMELPDYRQWKIEGTPLEDIQKKLAAKGLRDPWGRNEAWRYMGGFAKSVSFFDVFFKGFKWGFAAFVVAVGAEYYLNSLNKDKKHH